The Vespula vulgaris chromosome 10, iyVesVulg1.1, whole genome shotgun sequence nucleotide sequence CTAAGCACGTGTGATATCTTTACGAGATCCATTTGTACGCAATGTAATAAagtgtaatatatgtaatatttttaataaaattaaaaaaaaaataaaataagaaaattcgatCACAGAGAatgtataaaagtaaattataacGCAAGATgataacattattaaaaacgatattaaaaatcgctAATTATTTCACTGAGTCTTTTGTGCTTTTTTGTCTTCCCTCTAAGAATcgaattcaaataatattttaaatcccttgtttttctctgtttctcttttttttttttttgatttcctGAGATAAAGCTAcctcataaaaatattctcttagcattataatatacaataccCTGATTTCTATGTAAGTAACCTTTGTTGCAgcattaattataattcttatttacaGACATATGACGACGACATTGAAAATAAGTACTTTCACATGGAATAACCAATCGAAGAGAGCTTTTCTGCGCAACAACGATTTCgtctatataaatatcgattatattagaATTGAGAGGTATTCTGATATCTGATaatgtaaagaaagaagaaagttaatATTTCAAGATCTTAAAACTAATGTAGAAATGTCAACAAACTACTAGTAGAAACTTGTTAAATTCAAACTTTGTTCCCTATTACatcatatttaaaaactataaataaaatgatccgGTAGTGAaaagtattgaaaaataagaataccAAGATATACCCTAAGAATCTCATATCGGTCATAATTGTCTGCAATGAATGAGTTCATACCAAAATTATGTGCCGAAGAGATCTACTTATCTTTAAACGAGACGtcaaacaagaaaaacagTGCAGAAAATAAGGCAACCATATCCTAAggtttgttcttttcttttgttaatgtatatatgtatgtatgtatgtatgtaggtgtgtatatgtatatatatatatatatatacatacatatatatatacatatatatacattatatatacatatatatatatatatacacacacgcattaTGCTTCTTCTATATTATCTCGATTCGAAACTATCTTTCCGTTTTTACTAGGTGACTCGTTAAGAGGTTGAGAATCCTCTTGAACGGATTGTGGATACTTTTGATCAGGATAATTCCATGCCTGAATTTCAGCAGTACCAAAGATCTGATACACTATATACGTGCTACAAGCTACACACGCAGTCACTCCGAATACTCTTCTCCAAGCGTCCAGTGCTTGCTGTTGAATGAATTATTCATTAGAAGAATTATCATAGAATCAGAGCAAATGTTAAAGGTATGTTAACTAAAAAAATGCTTACGCTTTCTTGAGTGAGCAGACCAGCTGCTATAGGTGACAGAAAACTAGCTGTCATGTGAATAGTTTGTGCGAATGCTAATACAGGACCtagaataaacaaaagattagaaaaatctaatctaatctttGAACGTACAAACAATTAAAACTTACCGGCGAAATTTGGCGCGATATCAACGATATTAGCCATTGCACCGGCATAGGCAGCAGTTATTAGTGTAACAGCTACGAACCAAACAATTGCCAcaagaattatattacatcCCAGATATCCGATAAGAAGCACGAGAATTCCAGGAATCACTTGAGCTATAGAAATCAAGGAGATAtttagaaaaacaagaaaaaaaaagaaaaagaaaaaacaagatcaTTACTTACAATTATCtactgtaaatgtatatagtaATAACTTACATAATGCCGTGAAAACTTTCCGAACATTCGTTAGAGACAAGATCTGTCGATTGACCAAAATATCGGCGACATAACAGAATACTACGGAACTCAGATAACTACAGATAAATGGTAACCCTGACAAAACGCCATTCTGAAAAAAGAACGTCTTTTTGTGATATAAATTCAAAGCCTAAGCAAATTATATAAGCTATTGAAGTTTTCAGAAACCTACGGCCTGAATGCTAAATCCAAGGACGGTTTTTATATACATCGGACcaggaataataaaaacataatggACCCATATTCTTCCAAAGGTCGTAATACCGATCGCCCAAGCTGGCCATGACATAAGAATCGACTTCCATGGTACAGGCATTCCCTTTAAAATCAAGATCAAGacattcgattgaaaaaaatcgtacgttttcattcgttcgagACAAATATCGGAATCTACCTCGTTCGTTCCCAAAACTTGATTGCCGATGCTTCCACGTATGTAACGCAGTTCCTGTTGAGAGATCCTTGGATGTGCAGCTGGTGTGTCGAAGGCAAAGAAGTACCAGAAGAGACACCAAGTTATTCCGATGGTACCGGTCGTGTAGAAAACCACTTGCCATCCAAAGTGAGCGATGATGAATCCGCACAACGGATAGGTCAATCCGATCCCAAAGCTGAACCCTGAATATAGATAATCTAGATGTTAGGTGTGGCTCACCCCACGACCAGGAAGGAAGCTGAAACATGAGGCTTGTTGAATGACCTCGGCCGGGGCTAGTTTCACGATTCGCACGTGCCGTCGATGATCTCTCGTTGACGGTGGTGAGCATGAATCAACCCTGTAAAGCGATTTAACTAGAGACTTAGTACGAAGGGACGAGGGGGTGATGAATGATGAGGCTGTACAGTGGGACAATGAAACTTCTATACCTGAAAACAGTTCGAGCATATAATAGCTCTCCCCGCTAAATGAATAAACACACTCGTCTTACACAGAGACCAGAGTCACACGACAAACTAATCGaacgtttatatttatgtttgaTACGTGTCAATATTGTTCTACGAGCGTTTAAATCGTAGGTAAAGTTAAGGTCTccaaagaaaatcgataaagaaagaatctttctacgtACGAGATATCGAACGTAATGATAACAGAGCTCTGGAAAGAGATCGATCTTTCTTATGACTAAAGTACAATCTCCTTACAAATAGGATAATCTACATGTTAAAAGAAtaagtaatttatattctctAAATTTCTATTCGGTCTGTGGTCCGTCTCTGGGAAAGTTTGAGTGAGAAGGATGATTAGAAATACGTGTCGAACGAATGCAGATTTTAGAAAGACAGAACTGACATGTAAGAGAATGAACGAATAACATTATACAACGTGTGCACGTAGAGTCCGGCTGATTCTACCAGCTGGAAGTATACTCGGCCTTTCTCATGCTGTTGAGTGGTCGCTGTTGAGTATACCCCTCGGTCCGGCGAATACAACCAACGTGTGGAGCTAAACCAATCAAAAAGATCAATATCAACGATCGTGACTATAGTCACAGAATTATCGTATCTATCTATAACAACAAGACAGCATATGCacataatatatgttataaatttcttgATCCGGACTTGAATTTTGACAGTAAATATAGCTTGATGTTGCGAATAGTTTCTCAATCGAACTTCCGTATATTCCACTCTGAAAGAAGTGTACATTAGTATATCACGGTATTATAATCATCAACAGAGATCAATAAGCAACGTGCTATTTTTTTCCGCACGTTATATATGATTTGGGAAACATGATAAATCATaatagtatttattatataataatatggtTCGATACGTATCGAAGTTTCACTGTAACACACAAAAGAACTTGTATTAGCGTATCGGCCATCCGAACACTTACCTTGAAAGGAAGACATGAAACGAGATCTTTCTACCGGTGGAATCCAATGTCCAACAATGGCATACATAGCTGGCCAAGTTAATCcctaaacaaatatttcttgttttcgaACACGTAAACGTATGAAATATTGGAAATGAATTAAAACGATTGGACATACACTAGCGACTCCTTGTATACTTCGGAGAGCTATCATAGCACCGTAATGAATTTCAGCAGCGCTGGGCATAAGTAAACTGCAAATTGCAGTTAAAAGTTGCGACCCACCGAAGACAGTCTTCGTACCAAAATATTGAGTTAAAACGCCACCCACAATTTGTGATAATATGTAACACCAATAGAAGGAGCCAAGAATGGCAGACTGAATGGCTGGACTCCAGTCGAACTCACCCTCTTCCTGTAAACAAGAAAAGGtgtacgatcgataaaaccATTCCTCTTCTCTCGACAAGAAAGTtgcgattatataaaaagatctttcgataaagaaataaataattggagTGTCACATGAGtctataaaagaagaatttaaacTCTTGTCAACATAAACGCAATCTCCTttctgtataaatatttttatatacgaagCAAATATCCATTTGAGAAGTAAACAACAAAAAACGTGATCTATCGCATAATTTTCCAATGAAATAATCGTAGATGAGTTTGAAGGGGAATGAAAAGATACATTAAGTGTAACACATGAAGTTCTTATGAATACGCAATACTAAATTGTTATAGCTTatgtaagtaaaatataaagtaagaaGCAGCAAACAACCTATCGTATAATATTACGTGATAATTCGAAAcaatttgtaaagaaaatacaatCGATTAGATGTTAAGATAGGAAGGGATCATTTCTATGTAGATTCCAAAAAAATAGTTTgacaaaatttgttatatcaaagataataattgaaaaaatgttatttattatgtacCTCCGGTCTAATAGCGTTACTATTGCTGTTGTTATTCTCCACGTGCGAAATGTTCGCCGGTTTGTAACAATAATGAGACGTCTCGGTGACCGTGGCATTTGACGACGTCATAGCTGGTTTTGCCATGGCCACCATCGCAAGATTGATATCAGTTCTCATCATAAAGGAAACGAGAAACccggagaaagagagcataTAGAGGACAACTCTTGCCGGCACCATGTCTGAAAAATGAGTACGAATGTAACACGTTATCGGAGTGTTAACATTTGTTATTCAAGCGATTACGATTGATGATCGAACAATACTTATGTGTTATTCAATTAAGTGCGGACGAAACATCGATCAATCaagaaaatgacaatagtccgTTCTTTGTGAGTAAACTAATTTTCCAATGAACTTTCCTACGTCGTTGATaatgtgtataaataaaaaaaagtatgactACTATCGAActatttatcttttgattAACGATGCAATAATATTTCCGcgtaaaatcgaaataaaatattcatactaTCAAGAGAAACTTTCTCAGATGTCGCATAAGCGATGATGGTGTCTCCTTACGTCGATGATATCGTAACACGTATTAATCGATACTGACTATTTACACCGtccgatatacatacactattcaacgaataaaaatattcttttctacgaattatcgatcatttgaATAAGAGGAATAACACTAgtaacaataagaaaaaaagttcgcgtggtaataataattatgataaaaatattattaataattgctCGTggtatttggaaaaaaaagaaaaaacaagaaaaagaaagagatcgtgattattattatcttaccTCCCAATCTCCGCAGACTATAGGGCGATCGTGTTTTATACATGCCGGGATCCTCGTATCTGCGAAACAAATTCACatattcgtatttttaaatatatacatatatatgtgtgtgtgtgtgtgtgtgtgtataaatacaGTATGGGTGATAAGACTTAATTATTCGTACAGTGAGATGAAAATACGTTTCTATTGtacgaatatttaaattcttcCACTCCGTGCTCTACATCGAACTTTATACAATATTACGATTATGCATATTTACCTCGGTGAGTCTTCCATTTTTGTGAAGTAGTAAgtacaaatgaaatttatctcTTCTTAGTTGAAAAAATGAGGATCTTCTTGGATTctaaaagaacaaagagagaaaagaaaattatataaacgaatgaaataattattttcctaCGTCTTATCTTTATGATTCAgtaattattatgaaagatgaatgaatttataaataattatttatttccgtTATTTGGACGAATCTAAAACAAACCGTATCAcggaaaattgaaattaaacagAAACGTTCAGCTGTATTTTTACGAAGCGACTGACGTAATTGAATGCAGACATAACgaactatacatatatatatatacaattacgAATCATAGATGCAGAATCTGTTCCTCTTTATATAACTTCCGTCACAAGGTTTGAATATCAACAATATCGTATGCGTTAACCATAAAAGCTtcattattaatcatattttttttccattataaataattaaatatttatacaaacagttttaaaaagaaaaaagtacaaagaGATATTTGatactaaaatatataaacaaataacaaatacttctagtttcgttttatttgttaaacaCTAACAAATGCTTCTATCAATCGTTATCACTTATCGTATAGaccgtaaaatatttttttcctattaatGCGACtaattacatgtatataactatatatatatatgtgtgtgtgtataatgtACATTATACAACtacatatgaatataatgaatatatgcAACAGCATTTTATCTTTCgcttataatacataataaattagtGTATATGTTGTTTCATGTATTATAACATTGactactttatatatatatatatatatatatatatatatatatattattttaactatttatattgttttttatgtattattaattaaagtatttttttgttcgtcgAATATTATTGATTGACGGATAGATAACTTCGatttctcttttgaaaaatttatattaaaacaaaaaaacaaggaCGATTGATTGGAAAAAACATACGATGCCAACAATGCATTTTATTAATGTCATTGTTATTCACTGACTTTAAGATCAATAAGACGACGTGTATATCCCAGAATTTCATATCGACCTAACGACTCAAGAATTCCAACAAGCTATTCATATCTACGATCCTTAAGTTCTTCAAGGGAAAAGAATGTGGACCTATCCACGTATTTGACATAATTtcactttaaaaaataattaaataagtaaacaaataaaaacgaaataaaaaagaaataaaaatggaaatatacatggaaataaaataaaataatatgataagagaaagaatgacCTTCAAAATAACCAGTccattaattaaattacaaacttcttttttttttcttttttttttttaatttactttaaaaTCAATATAGTACCTTGCAaacgtatttatgtaaatgCTAGCGACAACACCTGTTGCTTTTCTTATGTAACATCGGAAGGTCGATAcgtcaatataaaaatttattcaaatcaACGTGATATTTCCGATAATACTAAAagattatatacgtatgtatatctttcaataagaatatttcatcTTCGATATAATGaatcaatcaataaaaattatatattataacatagaTGTATATTAAATGCTAATTATTTTTGCGATCTTTCACGATTacttttaatcaattttcccgtagaaatatataaaaaataaatcgaccCAAAATATTCACGATAAAGTCACAAATTGTCTTCAATCAACTGTCAACAATTTGAGCCACGTGGTCCAGCTGGATCACGAGCTGGTTTTTCAACAAAATCTACGACATGTTATACACTCGATGGAGCAAAAGATTCGATGCACTCTCGTCGAGTAAACTGAAAGTCGATCGAACTGAAGGCGAGACGCCTTCTTCTGCCTTTCCCACCCCCACCGCTGTCACCTTCTTACGAGTCGCCGACCGCCTTACAGAAGAATAtaatgaagaagaggagaggagagggtgcggggagagggagaaagataaagagagagaggggaaagatataaaaatatgacgaTCATGATCAGCCTTGCTTAAATTTTCCCGTATTTCATAACGTTCTATTAGTTCATCTACatattttccatttgtttAAACTTTCAACGTATGcgacgattaaaataatagaacGCATTAATTTCTAcgcttatatatacatatacgatgtagatattttgtattgaattttgtgaaaaaaaattaagataataatattccttTGAATGTACTCAATAGgtagtataatatatgtatatatattcttcttttgaaaatttctgttaaaaataaaaaagaaaaaaattccacGTACATTAAAGGATTAATAAGAATGATATTACCTATTAAAGAAGAATGTTCtacaaaaacaattttatatagtt carries:
- the LOC127067199 gene encoding sialin; translated protein: MEDSPRYEDPGMYKTRSPYSLRRLGDMVPARVVLYMLSFSGFLVSFMMRTDINLAMVAMAKPAMTSSNATVTETSHYCYKPANISHVENNNSNSNAIRPEEEGEFDWSPAIQSAILGSFYWCYILSQIVGGVLTQYFGTKTVFGGSQLLTAICSLLMPSAAEIHYGAMIALRSIQGVASGLTWPAMYAIVGHWIPPVERSRFMSSFQGFSFGIGLTYPLCGFIIAHFGWQVVFYTTGTIGITWCLFWYFFAFDTPAAHPRISQQELRYIRGSIGNQVLGTNEGMPVPWKSILMSWPAWAIGITTFGRIWVHYVFIIPGPMYIKTVLGFSIQANGVLSGLPFICSYLSSVVFCYVADILVNRQILSLTNVRKVFTALSQVIPGILVLLIGYLGCNIILVAIVWFVAVTLITAAYAGAMANIVDIAPNFAGPVLAFAQTIHMTASFLSPIAAGLLTQESQALDAWRRVFGVTACVACSTYIVYQIFGTAEIQAWNYPDQKYPQSVQEDSQPLNESPSKNGKIVSNRDNIEEA